The Falco biarmicus isolate bFalBia1 chromosome 14, bFalBia1.pri, whole genome shotgun sequence DNA segment CTCTGTGGGAAGATCTGATGTGGGCAATAGAGTCTCCCAGGCTTTGGGAGCGGAGGAAGGTTTGTGAGGCCTCTGCACCAAAATGCAGTAGGGATGAGAAGAGAGGTTGCTCAAGCCCCTTCCAGTACCTGAATCGTGACCCCCTGTGCTGTCCCTGTGTTTTGGGATGTTTGTCCTTGTTGGGCCCAGGCCTGGGAGAAGACACAGTGGTTTCTCTGGGACCTGAACAGCATCCCTGAAGCCAGCTGAGCTTGCATGACCccgcagcagctggcagcagggacacCAGCTTCCAGCAGGCTGTCTGCCCTCCTCCTAGGGGACTGTGGAGGTACGAAGCAGGAGAGGAGGCTCTGGGGTGATGTGCGGGGGGACTGTGGGATGATGCGCACTGCACTGTATGTTGTGAGTCCATCTTGGTGCTGGCCCTGTGTCATGGCAGAGAGCTCTGCATCCCGGCCTTGTAGGGTCTTGCTCACCCAGTGGGATCTCCCTTGCCCTGCAGCAAAGGTGCAGGAAAGTGAAATCCTGTCAAGGGCAAGAGATTGAAAACAAGTGGTTTTGGAGCCTTCTGTCTCCAGCTGCCCTGTGtggtctgcagctgctgcttccaatGTCTCTAGCATCTCAGCCCTGCTGGAAAGGATGCTTCTGGTGCCATATGTCTCCAGGCAGACCCCAAGAtccctgtgctcctctgctctccctCACTCTGCTGTGCTAACTGAATTGTAGCCCTGGGCTTTCGGTGTTTCGAACGCCTGTATCACCAAAATTCTGTGGGAAGCCAGGTTGGAAAGCCTGGCTAGACAGAGGCCAAATGTGGGGTTGTCTCTGCTCAGCGTGTCTCTACCTTCTGTGTTGCAGTGTTCTTGGGGGCCAGGAATGCCCACTCCGTCCTGAAGCGCTTTCCTCGAGCCAACGGCTTCCTGGAGGAGATCCGGCAGGGCACCATCGAGCGGGAGTGCATTGAGGAGGTTTGCAGCTATGAGGAGGTCAAAGAAGTGTTCGAGAACCAGGAGAAGACGGTGCGTTTgacctgccctgctccccaggggaTGTGTGAGAGCTTTTGCCTTAGCAAGTGGGAGGCAGAGAAGGGGGCAGCAGCCTCTCCTGTTCCCTTTGTCCTCTTCTGTCCGCAGGCAGAATGCTGTGGCCTCACTTCCCAGCACGACTTTCCCTTCCCAGGCAATGCCCTTAACGTGGTATTGCCAGGACACTCTGCCCGCGGCTGCAGGTTGAGCTGGCACTGCCATGGCACATGTGGGAAATCTGTGCTGTTGTCCCCGACTGTCCACGCTGGGGCTGGCGTTAGCCAAATTTCTCCCTGCTTGGTATGGGGACTGTTGGCCGCTCTTGAGGGATGTTCCCGTGATCTTTTGTGTTGGTTCTCACAGCACCTcaggtgctggcagctctgATGAGAGTGGTGGGGGACGGCTGAAAAACCGCCTCTTTTGTGGGCCTAGGGAGGGCACTGATTATTGCTGGTGGTGGTCAGGGGGTGCTTGTCCCACCTACAGCATATGATGGTTGCTTCTCTGTTCTGCCACAGATGGAGTTTTGGAAGGGCTACACCAACTCAGTCTACTCTGTCAAGGACCCCGGGCACAGCACGGAGCGCTCAGACGCTATGTACGTGGTAGTGCCCCTCTTGGGAGTGGCTCTTCTGATAGTCATCGCCCTCTTCATCATCTGGAGGTGCCAGCTTCAGAAGGCCACCCGCCACCGCCCTTCCTATGCCCAGAACCGTTACCTGGCCAGCCGAACGGGACGCAGCCTCCCCAGGGTCATGGTGTACCGGGAGCGGTCGCAAAGCCAAGGGGAAACGCAGTATCAGCGAGAAGCGAGCAACCGGGTGGCTGGagatggcagagctgggggcaccCCCCAGCAAGATGGCACCCTCTACCTGCCGGAGCATTCGGTCTCCGTCCTCTCCAGACTGTCCAGTGCCACCCCTCCGCCTTCCTATGAGGAGGTGACGGGGCacctggagagcagcagtggcGAAGAGACCAGCGTCTCCTACAATGACCCGCCGCCCAAGTACGAAGAGATTGTGGCCAGTGCCCCTGCTGCAGGCAAATAGTGGGtctgcctccctcctgcctcttcACACACTTGTACTTACCCACCCACCCTCCCTTCGCTGTGCCCGGGACCCCCTGCAGGTGCCACTGGGCACCCTGTCTCACCTGTACAAGCTGGTGCCATCACACAGTAGCCTTACCTTCCTAACCAAAAATAGCTGTCCCCAAGTGGGGTGAGGCTGGGCTGCAAGGATGGCTCTGGAGCCGTCCAGCCATCTCCTGGCCCTCACTCCCTGCTCACGTAAGTGCTGTAGCAGCCAGAGCAGAGTGGGAGCTTGTTCCTGGCTCAGTGTGGGGGTCTCCCCGTGATGCATTTGATTTCCTCACTTCCCCCTCAAACAGACATAACATTTTTCATGATTAAAATAGCCTCGCTGCCTCCCCGGGGCACTGCTCAGCCTTACCCCATGTCCTCGCTGGGCCCTGTTTTGCTGCGAGGGGCTCTGATTAGGAGTTGGGGATGCAGGAGCTGTGCGGTGAATTTCTGCCAATCCCCACAGTCGGTGCCCATGCTCTGTGGTTGGGGACAAAGTGCTTCCCTTGAGTGGATTTGCTGCCAGGTGGGAGTGGGGAGCCTGGTCCATCCTGTGGTGCCTGTAGCAATACTCACTGTCTGGAGatcagggaagagcaggcagggaggtgcTCTCTGATCTCCTAAATCCCTTTGGAAAGGGGGAAAGGCTCATGGTGGTCTTGTACATGAGGTAAGTGACTTTGGAGTAGCAGGTCCATTTCCCAATgctctctgctttctccctgtggggtgctgggcagctggAGGTCTGGCTGCAGCGGAGCTGGCCGGCAGGGTCATCTCTTACCTTGACCAAACGTGGTCCTGTGACTTTGAGCGGTGGGGATGCTCCTCTTTCGTGGAGCATAGCCTGTCCCGTGTCTGCCCCAGAGGTGGGGTGCCAGCACAGGGAGCCTGCAGATGGGCCAAACCTCCCCTCTCCTTACCCCAAACCTCTCCATCTTGCCTGGCCTCTCTTTGTCCTCCAGAGCAGGTAAAGGGGAATGTGAAACCCCAGACTCCTCCAGGCCCCTCTGGTGAGCAGAGTGCTTGGTGGCCGTGGCATGGGAGGGCCTGCTGACAGAAGTGGCTGCAGAGGTGAGAGCTGACTGATCAACCACGCCACGATCTGGCGATGCCGGTGGGTCAGGAGTAGGGCCAGACCCTGACTGGGTGGTTGTGGTGCCAGGGCAGAGAAGAGCCAGTGTCCCCTTTTCTTGGGCAGCTGCTTTTGGGGTCCAAGCAATGGAGCTGTCTTTGCCCAGGCACGTCTGATGGGTTAAAAAGGGGATTGCGCTCACCAGCCCCCCAGGAGTAGCCGAGaagctcccagcactgccacccCTCCTTGTTCACCCCAGCACCAGTGTCCCCAGCACAGAAAGGCTATTGTACATCCACCGGCCGCCTGCCCACCGCCCGGTCCCAGCAGTGCTCTCACAGCGGGTGCTTCAGCCCAGGGCTGAGGCTTGCTCGGTGCGGCTGTTCCTGGGGCGGGACACGCGGGGCTCGAAGCTGCTGGCACCTCGTCTGTCCCCTCCCAGACCTTTACTCTGCCTTTCGGCCTTAGCAGATCTGGGTTATGGGAAGACCTGACAGCGAGCATTGGGGTCAGAGCCTGGAAAAAGACCAGAGGGAGCCAGAAGGGCGCTCTGCATCCTCTGTCTTTGATGCTCGGTCATTATCCCTGCAGTTTGTATTCTGTAAAACTTGGTATATTTGTgcaaaaaaaggtatttattaaaaaaaccctcactgtCTGAGTGGCACAGGGTGGCTTTTTCCCACAGAGGGGATGTCTTGCTGGGTGCACCTGGTTTTCCATCTTGTGGGGTTGCTGGGGCTCAGCTCTGTGGGccaacagaagcagctgtgggaaaATGTCACCAATACTCCCCCCAGGCACGGCTGCATCACAGTCCCCAGCGAGGAGGGGACCATCTCGGGAAACTGGGTGTGTGCACTGCTGTGGCGCTGGGAGTGAACCGCACGCATCCGACACGAGCTTTTGACTTCCCTGGGCACTTGGTACAACTCTTGGCGAGAGTCCTGTGAGCCCTGACCAGCTGGTAGGTGACGCAGAGGGATTTTCTAAGGTCTTTGAGGGGATTTAGGTGCACAAGTTGTCTTGCTGTTCCTCTGTATGCTCCTAAACCTCTTAGATAATCCCCTTTAAATAGCAAGACCAGGGCAGCGCGGGATTTATTTTAAGCCctttcaaaaccagattttacGGTCAGGTCTTGGACTCTGTCCCCATTCAGAAGTGTTTAAAACTGTCGTTCATCCCAAATGGATCACTTTATCGCCGCGGCCTCCATTCTCCACTGAGCAGAGATTTGCTCTGGCACAGCTTGGCACTTGGATGGCTGCCGTCCCGCTGCCAGCCGGGCTCGGGCGGTGGCATGGGGACACATGAGCCATGGGCAGCAGCGCTGGGGTGCCGAaggagctgggctgagccccCACCTTGCAGCCTGGGTTGGTTTTGCCTTGCAGATACCCGTGGGCAtagggacaccccccccccgggtGAAGCCCCTGGGTTtgcatcccccctccccagttttGCCCCTGGCAAGAGCAATCCTTTCGCTCCGGTAAACTATTTGCGCGATGACCTGCGGAGGGGGGGCCGGCTGCTCCCGCGCAGGCGCCGCGCTGATGAGCGGCGGCTCGTTAATTACCTCGGCTGCGGCTTTAAgagcggcgggcgggctgccggggggcggggcgggcatccggggggcggggcgggctgtccccccacccccccggaCACAGCCCCCGCCCGGCTGGCAGCGGGCGCGGCTGTTGACAGGTCCGGTAGTTGCCTCGGACTGCAAAGAACAGTAAGTggttccctgctccccccttTGCGAGCCGCAAAGCTGGTGGGTGCCGGGGACGGGACGGGGCTCTGCGGGCAGCCCCGGTGGGGGAGCGGCCCTGGGGGGCGAGGGGCGGGCAGCCGCCCCTGGGAGGGCACGGgagccccccccctccccgccccgctgccGTCCGTGGCCGCCTCCTCTCACCCACGGCCCGAGTTTCTCGGCCCTCCGCGGTGCTCGGAGCTGGAGCCGTGTCCGGGACCCCCGGAGCCCTTCGTCCCTCGGCGCATCCCTGAGCCGAGGCTCGGGGGGCGCAGCGGGGTCACCCCGGCTCTGCGGGGCCGCCTGCGCTCCGCGGCTTGGCCGTGGCGGGCTGCCGCACCCGAGCCGGGGACAAACCCCATTCCCCGCCTTGTTTGGGCCCCCCTCTGCTGTGAC contains these protein-coding regions:
- the PRRG3 gene encoding transmembrane gamma-carboxyglutamic acid protein 3 yields the protein MAMFLGARNAHSVLKRFPRANGFLEEIRQGTIERECIEEVCSYEEVKEVFENQEKTMEFWKGYTNSVYSVKDPGHSTERSDAMYVVVPLLGVALLIVIALFIIWRCQLQKATRHRPSYAQNRYLASRTGRSLPRVMVYRERSQSQGETQYQREASNRVAGDGRAGGTPQQDGTLYLPEHSVSVLSRLSSATPPPSYEEVTGHLESSSGEETSVSYNDPPPKYEEIVASAPAAGK